One Mesorhizobium loti genomic window carries:
- a CDS encoding ribose ABC transporter substrate-binding protein yields the protein MKFVTSILNRRAVMALAAASMLAGVMHSAPVSAADVTIPIIVKDTTSFYWQIVLAGARKAGKDLGVNVPELGAQAETDVNGQISILENAVAGNPAAVVIAPTEAKALGKPIDEAASKVKVIGIDSSADSKAFTSFLTTDNVQGGRVAADGLAAAIGAANGGKVEGKVALITALPGAGSLEQRAQGFKEQLKAKYPGLELVADKYADGQATTGLNIATDLITANPDLKGIFASNLIMAQGVGQAIAENNLAGKVGLIGFDSDEKLIKFLNDGVISGLVVQDPYRMGYDGIKTALAASKGEKVEANVDTGANLVTKANMKEPKIDALLNPKLN from the coding sequence ATGAAATTCGTGACCAGCATTCTCAACCGCCGCGCCGTGATGGCTCTGGCAGCAGCCTCGATGCTCGCCGGCGTCATGCATTCGGCGCCGGTTTCGGCGGCGGACGTGACCATTCCGATCATCGTCAAGGACACAACGTCCTTCTACTGGCAGATCGTGCTCGCTGGCGCCCGCAAGGCCGGCAAGGATCTCGGCGTCAACGTGCCGGAGCTCGGCGCCCAGGCTGAAACCGACGTCAACGGCCAGATCTCCATCCTCGAGAACGCCGTCGCCGGCAACCCGGCCGCCGTCGTCATCGCGCCGACCGAAGCCAAGGCGCTCGGCAAGCCGATCGACGAGGCAGCAAGCAAGGTCAAGGTGATCGGCATCGACTCCAGCGCCGACTCCAAGGCCTTTACCTCGTTCCTGACCACCGACAACGTCCAGGGCGGCCGCGTCGCCGCGGACGGTCTTGCAGCGGCCATCGGTGCGGCCAATGGCGGCAAGGTCGAAGGCAAGGTAGCCCTGATCACCGCGCTGCCCGGCGCCGGCTCGCTCGAGCAGCGCGCCCAGGGCTTCAAGGAACAGCTCAAGGCCAAATATCCCGGCCTCGAACTGGTCGCCGACAAATATGCCGACGGCCAGGCCACCACCGGCCTCAACATCGCGACTGACCTGATCACCGCCAATCCGGACCTGAAGGGCATCTTCGCCTCCAACCTGATCATGGCGCAGGGCGTCGGTCAGGCGATCGCCGAGAACAATCTTGCCGGTAAGGTCGGGCTGATCGGCTTCGATAGCGACGAGAAGCTGATCAAGTTCCTGAATGACGGCGTCATTTCCGGCCTCGTCGTCCAGGATCCCTATCGGATGGGCTATGACGGCATCAAGACCGCGCTCGCCGCTTCGAAGGGCGAGAAGGTCGAGGCCAATGTCGACACCGGTGCCAACCTCGTCACCAAGGCCAACATGAAGGAACCCAAGATCGACGCGCTGCTCAACCCGAAGCTCAACTGA